Genomic segment of Fibrobacter sp.:
AGGAAATACACCGACAACCGCACTAGAATCGATTCGTTCGTAAGCGGTCCTATTCCATTCGCGATAGAGCATCTCGTCGGAAATACTCAACTCGATATCGCCACGTTTGCCGCATTCTTCACAGGGAGTGTCCGCCATTCCGGAATCACCACCTTCGGAAGAACCTCCACCAGCGTCATCCCGCATTCCCGCACAGGAACACAGAACAAGAGTGCATACAATTACAATAAAAAAGTACCACTTATTTTTCAAAACGTCCTCTTACCGCAACTTTCTCAGCCAATTGCTTTCTTATAAATCTAAAACAGTTAATCCAGCATGATCGTGAATGGGCCATCGTTCACTAGGCTCACCTGCATATCGGCGCCAAAGCGACCGGTCTGCACCTGAGCTACTTCCTTACGACATTCAGCAATGATGTACTCGTACAGTTCATTGGCCAGCGTGGGATTACCGGCACCATTAAACGTAGGGCGATTGCCTTTATTGCAGTTGGCGTACAGAGTAAACTGGGACACCAGAAGCAGTTCGCCATTTACATCCTTGATGCTCAAATTGGTTTTTCCGTTTTCATCTGCAAAGATGCGAAGATTCATCATCTTGCGAATGAAGCGATCAGCCACTTCTCGGGAATCATCTTCACCGACACCGATCAG
This window contains:
- the dtd gene encoding D-aminoacyl-tRNA deacylase encodes the protein MKFLIQRVTQAQVDIGGETVGKIGKGYMVLIGVGEDDSREVADRFIRKMMNLRIFADENGKTNLSIKDVNGELLLVSQFTLYANCNKGNRPTFNGAGNPTLANELYEYIIAECRKEVAQVQTGRFGADMQVSLVNDGPFTIMLD